In Candidatus Omnitrophota bacterium, the following proteins share a genomic window:
- a CDS encoding C25 family cysteine peptidase codes for MKNCLFQARKFKTVKTIISLIMVLVFPSTTSLGYANNHFSRNMKTKKVSGKQPGQRNTSAKTNSDKTISVTYTFDAPELTPQKDDYYRITMPATETESEVGKPEIPVSYVKILLPFATDLDSYVVTPKEKITLPGMYKISYGKKPIPMLPEQELIDKGFNLSLAQPDQDIYSSASKYPAQISTPVLKQVDRGYTFTTMNLHPVEYIPATGEISYYKSITVKLTTKPSTIKYSYRAKEKDKDLVLDAYLSNISHAANARKTDKSTQAIDKATALQALSDIQKEIKPNILESYPTDFQSISSSMSKGEVYPDGRSLSGAGAAVPMGGGPLLNPLTETCEYLIITSDALKDSFQVLADHKSTRPINPISACVVTVEDIYANQDYSCTGPYNWGDTCGSNNQFNDNPAKIRNYIRYAYQELGTKYVLLGGDADRSTITSGETEPPIVPVRYLGNFGIQNYYYDNVNGVYVYWYTETIEIPSDLYYSNLDNSFDDNEDGTFFGLFSFDTLNGSTSATLDPNLDLESEVFVGRASVDSVTEANNFVQKTILAETNNDRIDPLMVGEYLGHYGSNYRYATEDLEEIKNGGTYHGYATVGFTSTYSDSEVGTLYDEATGGYPSNTPPAYLWSKNVLTGQMNDGITLINHFGHANNTYVMKLSLNNVSSLNNPEPMFIYSQGCYSGAFDNWAPGDSSHNQGYLIANDAIVERFTTIPSQKGAFASVMNSRYGWFSSVSTNGPSQHFARWFWDGAFNNESGLEEKTLGRLNSYSHEKNIFRAGTFMGSFIFTETNLLGDPEYQFNFSDEPINTPPTADAGSNQTVDEGTLVQLNGSGSSDPQDDDLTYLWTAPAG; via the coding sequence ATGAAGAATTGCCTATTCCAAGCAAGAAAATTTAAAACAGTAAAAACTATTATTTCCCTAATCATGGTGCTCGTTTTCCCAAGCACAACTTCGCTCGGTTATGCAAATAATCACTTTTCGCGAAATATGAAAACCAAAAAAGTTTCTGGCAAACAACCCGGCCAACGAAACACTTCAGCCAAGACAAACTCTGATAAGACAATAAGCGTAACATACACTTTTGATGCTCCAGAACTAACACCTCAAAAAGATGATTATTACAGAATAACCATGCCCGCTACAGAAACAGAAAGCGAAGTCGGAAAGCCAGAGATACCGGTAAGTTATGTAAAAATATTATTACCGTTTGCAACAGATTTAGATTCCTACGTGGTTACCCCTAAAGAAAAAATAACACTGCCAGGCATGTATAAAATAAGCTATGGAAAAAAACCAATTCCCATGCTGCCAGAACAGGAATTAATTGATAAAGGATTTAATTTATCTCTTGCGCAACCCGATCAAGACATCTATTCATCGGCCAGCAAGTATCCAGCTCAAATCTCCACGCCAGTATTAAAACAAGTCGATCGAGGCTATACATTTACAACCATGAATTTGCATCCGGTAGAATATATCCCAGCGACAGGAGAGATTTCCTATTATAAAAGCATCACGGTAAAATTGACAACCAAGCCAAGCACTATTAAATACAGCTACCGTGCCAAAGAAAAAGATAAGGACTTAGTTTTAGACGCGTATCTATCAAATATTTCTCATGCGGCCAATGCGCGCAAAACTGACAAATCAACACAAGCTATCGACAAAGCAACAGCTTTACAAGCTCTAAGCGATATCCAAAAAGAAATAAAGCCAAACATCCTAGAAAGCTATCCTACAGATTTTCAATCAATATCTTCCTCTATGTCTAAAGGAGAAGTTTATCCAGACGGAAGGAGCTTGTCCGGAGCAGGTGCTGCAGTTCCCATGGGAGGAGGTCCTTTGCTTAATCCTCTGACAGAAACTTGTGAATATCTTATCATTACAAGCGATGCACTTAAAGATTCATTCCAGGTACTTGCAGACCATAAATCAACAAGACCTATAAATCCAATATCAGCCTGCGTTGTAACGGTTGAAGATATCTATGCAAATCAAGACTATAGCTGTACTGGCCCTTATAATTGGGGAGATACGTGCGGCTCAAACAACCAATTTAATGACAATCCAGCAAAAATAAGAAATTATATCCGATATGCTTATCAAGAGCTTGGGACAAAATATGTTTTATTGGGAGGGGATGCAGATAGGTCTACAATTACAAGCGGAGAAACAGAACCCCCGATTGTACCGGTCAGATACCTTGGAAACTTTGGGATACAGAACTATTACTATGACAATGTTAATGGAGTTTATGTATACTGGTATACTGAAACAATTGAAATTCCATCAGATCTCTACTATTCAAATCTTGATAATAGCTTTGATGATAACGAAGATGGAACATTTTTTGGGCTCTTTTCCTTCGATACGTTAAATGGTTCCACTTCCGCTACCTTAGATCCAAATCTGGATCTCGAGTCAGAAGTGTTTGTTGGCCGCGCATCTGTAGATAGTGTCACAGAAGCAAACAATTTTGTTCAAAAAACTATTCTTGCTGAAACAAACAATGATCGTATCGACCCTCTAATGGTTGGAGAATATTTAGGTCACTATGGATCAAATTATAGATATGCAACAGAAGACTTAGAGGAAATTAAGAATGGCGGAACATATCACGGATATGCGACTGTCGGTTTTACTTCTACGTATTCTGATAGCGAGGTCGGCACACTTTATGATGAGGCTACTGGCGGATATCCATCAAATACCCCACCTGCATATCTATGGTCCAAAAATGTCTTGACAGGGCAAATGAATGATGGAATTACTTTAATCAATCATTTCGGCCATGCTAATAACACATATGTTATGAAATTATCTTTAAATAATGTTTCATCTTTAAACAATCCAGAACCAATGTTTATTTATTCGCAGGGTTGTTATTCCGGCGCTTTTGATAACTGGGCTCCGGGTGACTCTAGCCACAATCAAGGTTATTTGATTGCCAATGATGCTATTGTCGAAAGATTTACTACTATTCCTTCACAAAAAGGAGCTTTTGCATCTGTTATGAATAGTAGGTATGGATGGTTTAGCTCCGTATCAACAAATGGGCCATCTCAGCATTTTGCTAGATGGTTCTGGGATGGAGCATTTAATAATGAAAGCGGCCTTGAAGAAAAAACTTTAGGAAGACTAAATTCATATAGTCATGAAAAGAATATTTTTAGAGCAGGCACTTTTATGGGAAGCTTTATATTTACAGAAACAAATTTATTAGGAGATCCAGAATATCAATTTAATTTTTCAGATGAGCCTATTAATACACCACCAACAGCTGACGCTGGAAGTAATCAGACTGTAGATGAAGGAACACTTGTTCAATTAAATGGTTCAGGATCATCAGATCCACAAGATGATGATTTAACATATTTATGGACTGCGCCTGCAGGAAT
- a CDS encoding FG-GAP repeat protein: MDGPWLLADNAKATEQKNLEIGPNGEIAYPILATLNVLEINTLLYFKLTAFDQNNRAYIDLVQIFNNWNNGKIFASNETDQDAFGFYGLLISNDTAIIATPTANNFKGAAYLFSRNSDGSWPHQETKKLSIGNNVSTSFFGWGVSIFDDTAVVGADSFACVYDRNPDGSWPSQYTQLIQGFPQPGHSRLFGNTFFLTENTLFVSDANATVNNVKSGAVYIFNKNANGAWPENASQIIAPSDGVINSAFGTSLCAQDNTLVVSAPCWSANRSGEIYIFTRDPNTGLWSENQIIFPSDAVPKNYFGEAVSISGETLVVGSDGINSSNIGAGAAYIFIKNTDGTWPQEETQKILPSDGIPGQFFGRSISIDDDVILVGSYGGSNQEGAYLFKKNAEGSWPATETKRILPPDGSSPDLFGAQVFVAANKMLIGNPLGHGATPMVGNAFIISKHLISGIISENGIPLKDVVVRTGDPDIEPVTTTVDGHYQFVVPERWSGWIRLSKDGYCFNPDNGTSTYTHVIDDIIQDYTAMASSAEQTLNLHNGWNMISLNVQPGNPAVESVFAALVAEGKLDIVKDGAGHIFWPAHNINTINNMSVAQGYNVRINQNATLSVQGSAIVLPMTISLNPGWRMMGYPVTSPRLIVDVF; encoded by the coding sequence ATGGACGGGCCTTGGCTGTTAGCGGATAACGCAAAAGCCACTGAACAAAAAAATCTAGAGATTGGACCAAACGGCGAAATCGCATACCCAATTCTAGCCACGCTTAATGTTTTAGAAATCAATACTCTGCTCTATTTTAAATTAACTGCTTTTGATCAAAACAATCGCGCATACATAGATCTTGTTCAAATTTTTAACAACTGGAATAATGGAAAAATTTTTGCCAGCAATGAAACAGACCAAGATGCCTTTGGTTTTTATGGATTATTGATTTCAAATGATACCGCTATCATTGCAACTCCTACAGCCAATAATTTTAAAGGAGCTGCCTATCTTTTCTCGAGAAATTCAGATGGTAGTTGGCCTCACCAAGAAACAAAAAAACTATCTATCGGCAACAACGTATCAACTTCTTTTTTTGGTTGGGGCGTCTCAATTTTTGATGACACAGCTGTTGTCGGTGCAGACTCCTTTGCGTGTGTTTACGATCGAAATCCTGATGGATCGTGGCCTTCCCAGTATACACAGCTGATTCAAGGATTTCCGCAGCCAGGACACAGTAGACTTTTCGGAAATACGTTTTTTTTAACAGAAAACACACTCTTTGTTTCAGACGCCAACGCTACTGTAAACAATGTGAAATCTGGCGCTGTTTATATTTTTAATAAAAATGCTAACGGTGCTTGGCCTGAAAATGCAAGCCAGATTATTGCGCCAAGCGATGGAGTTATTAACAGTGCTTTTGGGACCAGCCTTTGCGCTCAAGATAACACTCTTGTTGTCTCAGCTCCTTGTTGGTCTGCTAATCGGTCGGGTGAGATTTATATCTTCACGCGTGATCCCAATACCGGCCTTTGGTCAGAAAACCAGATTATTTTTCCTAGCGATGCGGTGCCGAAAAATTATTTTGGTGAAGCCGTATCTATTTCTGGAGAGACATTGGTTGTTGGAAGCGATGGGATAAACTCCAGCAATATTGGCGCTGGGGCAGCCTATATATTTATTAAAAATACTGATGGCACGTGGCCTCAAGAGGAAACTCAGAAAATTTTGCCTTCAGATGGTATCCCCGGACAATTTTTTGGCCGATCTATTTCCATCGATGACGATGTTATTCTCGTTGGGTCTTATGGTGGATCAAATCAAGAGGGTGCATATCTTTTTAAAAAAAACGCAGAAGGATCTTGGCCGGCAACGGAAACAAAAAGAATTTTACCACCAGATGGATCCTCTCCCGATCTTTTCGGAGCCCAAGTTTTTGTAGCGGCAAATAAGATGCTTATTGGAAATCCTTTAGGACACGGTGCAACACCTATGGTGGGTAATGCTTTTATTATCTCAAAGCATTTAATTTCGGGGATCATTTCAGAAAACGGCATTCCCTTAAAAGACGTTGTGGTAAGGACAGGTGACCCCGACATAGAACCAGTAACGACGACAGTTGATGGCCACTATCAGTTTGTTGTCCCAGAAAGATGGTCAGGCTGGATCCGTCTTTCAAAGGATGGATATTGTTTTAATCCTGATAACGGAACGTCTACTTACACTCATGTAATAGATGATATCATTCAAGATTATACAGCGATGGCATCCTCTGCAGAGCAAACCTTGAATCTTCACAATGGTTGGAACATGATTTCTTTAAATGTTCAACCAGGAAATCCGGCCGTTGAGAGTGTTTTCGCAGCGTTGGTGGCTGAAGGAAAATTGGATATTGTTAAAGATGGGGCAGGCCACATTTTTTGGCCTGCGCATAACATTAATACGATCAACAACATGAGCGTTGCACAAGGATACAACGTTAGGATCAACCAAAATGCAACTTTATCCGTTCAAGGGAGCGCTATTGTCTTACCAATGACGATTTCACTTAATCCCGGGTGGCGCATGATGGGTTATCCAGTGACTTCTCCAAGACTGATCGTAGATGTTTTTTAA
- a CDS encoding XdhC/CoxI family protein yields MQKILQKILEFSKTAQPCALATVVESTAKGTPQKAGAKMMVFQNGTIEGTIGGGGNEKKAIQESLAAIKSGTPRLIELNFSKKEKYLCGGTLKVFIEPILPQNKLILCGAGHVGLALSFLGKFLQFNVTIIDTRKKFIDKKKFAHVDHIINPSSVGTLKNLNINQNTYIVIATHDHETDFQFLNHFIKTNNAYLGVIASRSKRNQFIAQLQAKKISQKIINKIHMPIGLDIGAQTPNEIALSVMAEIISITKKEFVGTKKFNLKKKGIIK; encoded by the coding sequence ATGCAAAAAATCCTTCAAAAAATTCTAGAATTCTCAAAAACAGCTCAACCCTGCGCCTTAGCAACAGTTGTTGAATCTACCGCTAAAGGCACTCCTCAAAAAGCTGGAGCCAAAATGATGGTATTTCAAAACGGAACTATTGAAGGCACGATAGGAGGAGGGGGCAACGAAAAAAAAGCGATCCAGGAAAGTCTCGCAGCTATCAAATCTGGAACCCCACGCTTAATTGAACTTAATTTTTCTAAAAAAGAAAAATATCTCTGCGGTGGTACGTTGAAAGTTTTTATCGAGCCAATCCTGCCTCAAAACAAGCTTATCCTCTGCGGAGCAGGACATGTTGGCCTGGCTCTATCTTTTTTAGGAAAATTTCTTCAATTTAATGTAACTATTATCGACACCCGAAAAAAATTTATCGACAAAAAGAAATTTGCGCATGTCGACCACATAATTAATCCATCCTCAGTCGGAACCTTAAAAAATCTCAACATCAATCAAAATACATATATTGTCATCGCCACGCACGACCATGAGACTGACTTTCAATTTCTTAACCATTTTATTAAAACAAATAATGCCTATTTAGGTGTGATTGCTAGTCGATCAAAGCGAAATCAATTTATTGCCCAACTGCAGGCAAAAAAAATATCTCAAAAAATAATTAACAAAATCCATATGCCCATTGGACTTGATATCGGTGCTCAAACTCCTAATGAAATCGCTTTATCGGTCATGGCTGAAATAATATCTATTACAAAAAAAGAATTTGTTGGTACAAAAAAATTCAATCTCAAGAAGAAGGGAATAATAAAATGA
- a CDS encoding pyridoxamine 5'-phosphate oxidase family protein, translating into MTKQDAIDLIKDAGFGFLATTEGDQPRLRPVGPYVTEEGKILIALLSHIRSIPQIKKNPKVEMCFVDRKMSYCRIAGKAIVTNSDESKKTMWDNSPMLRQYFSGPEDPNFSLAEVEITQAEAMSASDQSPQEINWK; encoded by the coding sequence ATGACAAAACAAGATGCTATTGATTTAATTAAAGATGCTGGATTCGGCTTTTTGGCAACAACAGAAGGCGACCAACCGCGGCTACGCCCAGTCGGTCCATATGTCACCGAAGAAGGCAAGATCCTTATCGCGCTTCTTTCTCACATACGCTCTATCCCACAAATCAAAAAGAATCCAAAAGTTGAAATGTGTTTTGTCGATCGAAAAATGTCCTATTGCCGTATCGCTGGAAAAGCAATAGTTACCAACAGTGACGAAAGCAAGAAAACCATGTGGGACAACAGCCCCATGCTCAGGCAATATTTTAGTGGACCTGAAGATCCAAATTTTTCGCTTGCTGAAGTGGAAATAACTCAAGCCGAGGCTATGTCTGCTAGCGACCAATCTCCCCAAGAAATTAACTGGAAATAG
- a CDS encoding DUF134 domain-containing protein, with product MIKRGRPKKVRYIQRMPTVTLFSPRGKPGRPDEISLTIDQFEALKLADYQGFDQSQGAIVMKVSRPSFGRILRSARKNVANALVNGKIIKIGIGDMQVGVRSKEFISMREIGVLKERRANDRRSGDRRAE from the coding sequence ATGATAAAACGAGGTCGCCCAAAAAAAGTTCGATATATCCAAAGAATGCCTACGGTTACTCTGTTTAGCCCAAGAGGAAAACCTGGCAGACCTGATGAAATAAGTCTTACGATAGATCAATTTGAGGCATTAAAATTAGCTGATTATCAAGGGTTTGATCAATCACAAGGCGCGATTGTCATGAAGGTTTCTAGGCCTAGTTTTGGCCGAATTTTACGAAGTGCTAGAAAAAATGTGGCTAATGCTTTGGTTAACGGAAAGATTATAAAAATAGGCATTGGTGACATGCAAGTTGGAGTTCGCTCTAAAGAATTTATTTCAATGCGTGAGATTGGTGTTTTGAAAGAGCGCCGTGCAAACGATCGCCGCTCAGGTGATCGCAGAGCCGAGTAA